In one Thermanaerovibrio velox DSM 12556 genomic region, the following are encoded:
- a CDS encoding HD-GYP domain-containing protein has product MTDLDGEVFKVPVQDLISFGGIVAEDIISARGSVIIPKGTRLAMLGDSVLLLIRHLLDEGIGYVHVRRDDHVEQDALDSFIDQVINSNVIIDPEVASKSINEIKGLFDSIRTQHITPELLSPITEVAKELLEQILTKPKILFSVAKVHRWDEYTFVHSFNTAAISGFLAHRMAPESAETAVLGGLLHDLGKARIPLEILNKPGPLTNEEFNVMKSHPVLGEKLARELGIDDPDVLAIIRSHHERWCGSGYPDGKAGGGHTPAVSHRGGGGRLRRHDI; this is encoded by the coding sequence GTGACGGATCTGGACGGCGAGGTCTTTAAGGTGCCGGTGCAAGACCTCATAAGCTTTGGGGGCATCGTGGCGGAGGACATCATATCCGCCAGGGGTTCCGTCATCATCCCCAAGGGGACCAGGCTCGCCATGCTCGGGGACTCCGTTCTGCTGCTCATAAGACACCTGTTGGACGAGGGGATAGGCTACGTCCACGTCCGCAGGGATGATCACGTGGAACAGGACGCCCTGGACTCGTTCATAGACCAGGTGATCAACTCCAACGTGATAATAGACCCGGAGGTGGCAAGCAAGTCCATAAACGAGATCAAGGGGCTTTTCGATTCCATAAGGACCCAACACATAACCCCGGAGCTGCTAAGCCCCATCACCGAGGTGGCCAAGGAGCTGCTGGAGCAGATATTAACGAAGCCCAAGATCCTCTTCTCCGTGGCCAAGGTGCACCGCTGGGACGAGTACACCTTTGTGCACTCCTTCAACACCGCCGCCATATCCGGCTTCCTGGCCCATCGGATGGCACCGGAGTCGGCGGAGACCGCGGTGCTTGGAGGCCTCCTGCACGACCTGGGCAAGGCCCGGATACCCCTTGAGATATTGAACAAGCCCGGGCCCCTCACCAACGAAGAGTTCAACGTTATGAAATCCCATCCGGTGCTCGGGGAGAAGCTAGCCAGAGAGCTGGGCATAGACGATCCAGACGTACTGGCCATAATAAGAAGCCACCACGAGAGGTGGTGCGGAAGCGGATACCCGGACGGCAAGGCGGGGGGAGGACATACCCCTGCTGTCTCGCATCGTGGCGGTGGCGGACGCCTTCGACGCCATGACATCTGA
- a CDS encoding HD-GYP domain-containing protein gives MAVADAFDAMTSERSYKRAVPFRDAVNTIIVDGGTHFDPKVSRLLLTSFGMYPPGSVVELSDKSIGVVVSSGGEDLLRPVIMIKVNPDGSLSDALRLLDLKRSELRIQRYLGWEGKRAL, from the coding sequence GTGGCGGTGGCGGACGCCTTCGACGCCATGACATCTGAACGGAGCTACAAACGGGCGGTGCCGTTCAGGGACGCGGTCAACACCATAATCGTGGACGGAGGCACCCACTTTGACCCCAAGGTGAGCCGCCTGCTGCTCACCTCCTTCGGGATGTACCCCCCCGGGTCGGTGGTGGAGCTCTCGGACAAGTCCATAGGGGTGGTGGTGTCCTCCGGAGGGGAGGACCTGTTAAGGCCGGTGATCATGATCAAGGTCAACCCCGACGGAAGCCTCAGCGACGCCCTGCGGCTGCTGGACCTTAAACGGTCGGAGCTTAGGATACAGCGGTACCTGGGATGGGAGGGGAAGAGGGCCCTTTAA
- a CDS encoding molybdopterin-guanine dinucleotide biosynthesis protein MobB — translation MLPIVCVCGLKDSGKTTLCVKLLEMLSQRGCHVGFIKRTSEEVLSPVSTDTGKALGSVGSAVLLGPDGARLDMAGQWDVGGLAMRVFPTKDLVIVEGGKSLRFPKVWVGNEVSKGVEGVFFTYRGGDEELEDLCEKLLEMARKGHKRSRVFTPAGEVPMKDFVADFVRGGLMGMVRELKGVRLKRGWVRAYVWCEGEGEDS, via the coding sequence GTGTTGCCCATAGTTTGTGTGTGTGGACTCAAGGACAGCGGGAAGACCACCCTTTGTGTGAAGCTGCTGGAGATGTTGAGCCAAAGGGGATGCCACGTGGGTTTCATAAAGAGGACCAGCGAGGAGGTTTTGTCGCCGGTTTCCACCGATACCGGCAAGGCCCTGGGTTCGGTGGGATCTGCGGTTTTGTTGGGTCCCGACGGTGCCAGGCTTGACATGGCGGGGCAGTGGGACGTGGGGGGGCTTGCCATGCGTGTCTTCCCCACCAAGGACCTGGTGATAGTTGAGGGGGGCAAGTCCCTTAGGTTCCCCAAGGTTTGGGTTGGCAACGAGGTGTCGAAGGGGGTGGAGGGGGTCTTCTTCACCTACCGTGGAGGGGATGAGGAGCTTGAGGATCTTTGCGAGAAGCTCCTTGAAATGGCAAGAAAGGGGCATAAGAGGAGCCGGGTTTTCACCCCCGCCGGGGAGGTCCCCATGAAGGACTTCGTGGCGGACTTCGTGCGGGGCGGCCTTATGGGTATGGTGAGAGAGCTCAAGGGGGTTCGATTAAAGAGGGGATGGGTCAGGGCTTACGTGTGGTGTGAAGGGGAAGGAGAGGACTCCTAG